In Leisingera sp. S132, a single genomic region encodes these proteins:
- a CDS encoding GNAT family N-acetyltransferase, which produces MTSTDFDIAAARPSDPEATALIRRHLAQMAAQSPEESCHAMDISGLEGPEVQFFLLRRDRQALAMGALKDLGHGRRELKSMHTVEEARGSGAGRAMLGFLLELARREQAAAIYLETGSTEDFLPSRRLYESFGFVPCPPFADYGEDPWSVFMRLDLRTAA; this is translated from the coding sequence ATGACCTCCACAGATTTTGACATCGCCGCTGCCCGCCCCTCGGACCCCGAGGCCACCGCCCTGATCCGCCGCCACCTGGCGCAGATGGCGGCTCAATCGCCGGAGGAAAGCTGCCACGCCATGGATATCAGCGGCCTGGAGGGGCCGGAGGTGCAGTTCTTCCTGCTGCGCCGGGATCGTCAGGCGCTGGCCATGGGGGCGCTCAAGGACCTGGGCCACGGCCGCCGCGAGCTGAAATCGATGCACACCGTTGAAGAGGCCCGCGGCAGCGGCGCAGGCCGCGCGATGCTTGGCTTCCTGCTGGAGCTCGCCCGCCGCGAGCAGGCCGCCGCCATCTACCTGGAGACCGGCTCGACCGAGGATTTCCTGCCTTCGCGCCGGCTCTATGAATCTTTCGGCTTTGTCCCCTGCCCGCCGTTTGCGGACTACGGCGAGGATCCGTGGTCTGTCTTTATGCGCCTGGATCTGCGCACCGCGGCTTGA
- a CDS encoding dynamin family protein: MTYQTVQHAPASAALSPAAAPARKPRLALMGEFSAGKSTLTNLLVGQQPLPTRVTATRLPPVWISHGAEAARLTGTDGSETPVRLEDLDDVPLETTALIRLTLPAEALELCDLIDMPGISDPNMPASVWQNLLPEVDSVIWCTHATQAWRQSEAAAWEEISARLDAPSTLLITHFDKLKTPRDRDRVLRRVQKETGGGFNAVFPLSLSQALAAGEDMEAWKTSGADGFIEYLVDLLLNWSQPDRPRPPLQPAAATQALQPEQQLRADVLDIGGLRDSGAQMDPQPQLQAAAAGGGGPRVMPRRVPAPSRRSQRPETPSDGD; encoded by the coding sequence ATGACCTATCAGACTGTCCAGCACGCCCCGGCCTCCGCCGCGCTCTCTCCGGCGGCCGCCCCGGCCCGCAAGCCGCGGCTGGCGCTGATGGGCGAATTCAGCGCCGGCAAGAGCACTCTCACCAACCTTCTGGTGGGCCAGCAGCCGCTGCCGACCCGCGTCACCGCCACCCGCCTGCCGCCGGTCTGGATTTCCCACGGGGCCGAGGCCGCCCGCCTGACCGGCACCGACGGCAGCGAGACTCCGGTGCGGCTGGAGGATCTGGACGATGTGCCGCTGGAAACCACCGCGCTGATCCGCCTGACCCTGCCGGCCGAGGCGCTGGAGCTTTGCGATCTGATTGACATGCCCGGGATATCCGACCCGAACATGCCGGCCAGCGTCTGGCAGAACCTGCTGCCGGAGGTGGACAGCGTGATCTGGTGCACCCATGCCACCCAGGCCTGGCGCCAGTCCGAGGCCGCCGCCTGGGAGGAGATCTCCGCCCGGCTCGACGCCCCCAGCACCCTGCTGATCACCCATTTCGACAAGCTCAAGACCCCGCGCGACCGCGACCGGGTGCTGCGGCGGGTGCAAAAGGAAACCGGCGGCGGTTTCAACGCTGTGTTCCCGCTGTCGCTCAGCCAGGCGCTGGCCGCGGGCGAGGACATGGAGGCCTGGAAGACCAGCGGCGCCGATGGATTTATCGAATACCTGGTGGATCTGCTCTTGAACTGGTCCCAGCCGGACCGCCCCCGCCCGCCGCTCCAGCCTGCCGCCGCAACCCAGGCGCTGCAGCCCGAACAGCAGCTGCGGGCAGATGTTCTGGATATCGGCGGACTGCGCGACAGCGGAGCGCAGATGGATCCCCAGCCGCAGCTGCAGGCTGCCGCCGCCGGTGGCGGCGGGCCCCGGGTAATGCCGCGCCGCGTCCCGGCCCCGTCCCGCCGCAGCCAGCGTCCTGAAACCCCTTCCGACGGAGACTGA
- a CDS encoding dynamin family protein — translation MNMEHQIESATDIRASARPTNLSAGLEPLADFARKARRLEGALAALQEVSGERVQRSLARLQEELGTFEPSVTLLGQVKSGKTSLVNAMAGWADLLPSDVNPWTSVVTSLHLEPGETRTENKACFQFMTEEEWDRLTTKGGRIGEMAGRAGADSELQKIRTQIEEMRDRSRQRLGRKFELLMGQKHDYGYFDKNLIERYICLGDDFDDEDLGAVDEQGRFADITRAADLYLNCRSVPHRLCLRDTPGVNDTFMMREQITIQAIRDSRICVVVLSAGQALTSVDMGLIRMISNLKSREVVIFVNRIDELADPANQIAEIEASIRQTLETHHGPQEAEIIFGSAYWANKVLTGGMEDMDPPSSAALLNWAEASVNASHAKATPQNMVWELSGLPALNRAVSERIVADLGTPLLQRIAATATTAATGQQAANAILVQGEGSTGGANMHDVRTAFENICQTQMAALEAEAGQVLDSFRERADRAHATFTDRATHALIDHLEKWGEDCHWEYDPAGLRMLLRSAYSVMASRLQSAAQARYEAAVQDVAELLYDGFGPAVEGIQLAVPEVPQPASPVALAQSIALDFNDSWWASWWRRTRGYKAFAKQFRKLIAGETEDFMTQLKTVQTADARAAILARLQGFFDDQRDILLEISACRRGGGDMQALFAGDAAGQRQTQTDTALETLRSFTA, via the coding sequence ATGAACATGGAACACCAGATCGAGAGCGCTACCGACATCCGCGCCTCCGCCCGCCCCACCAACCTCAGCGCCGGGCTGGAACCGCTGGCGGACTTTGCCCGCAAGGCGCGGCGGCTGGAGGGTGCCCTGGCGGCCCTCCAGGAGGTCTCGGGCGAGCGGGTGCAGCGCAGCCTCGCCCGGCTGCAGGAGGAACTGGGCACGTTTGAACCCTCCGTCACCCTGCTGGGGCAGGTGAAATCCGGCAAGACCTCTCTGGTCAATGCGATGGCAGGCTGGGCCGACCTTCTGCCCTCGGACGTGAACCCCTGGACCTCGGTTGTGACCTCGCTGCATCTGGAGCCCGGTGAAACCCGCACCGAGAACAAGGCCTGCTTCCAATTCATGACCGAAGAGGAATGGGACCGGCTGACCACCAAGGGCGGCCGTATCGGCGAAATGGCGGGCCGCGCAGGCGCCGACAGCGAACTGCAGAAAATCCGCACCCAGATCGAGGAAATGCGCGACCGCTCCCGCCAGCGCCTTGGCCGCAAGTTCGAACTCCTGATGGGGCAGAAGCACGACTATGGTTACTTCGACAAGAACCTGATCGAACGCTACATCTGCCTTGGCGATGACTTCGACGACGAGGATTTGGGCGCGGTAGACGAACAGGGCCGCTTTGCCGACATCACCCGCGCCGCCGATCTCTACCTCAATTGCCGCTCGGTGCCGCACCGGCTCTGCCTGCGCGACACGCCGGGTGTCAACGACACCTTCATGATGCGCGAGCAGATCACTATCCAGGCGATCCGCGACAGCCGCATCTGTGTGGTGGTGCTGTCGGCGGGCCAGGCACTGACCTCGGTCGACATGGGTCTGATCAGGATGATTTCCAATCTCAAGTCGCGTGAGGTGGTGATTTTCGTCAACCGCATCGACGAGCTGGCCGATCCGGCAAACCAGATCGCCGAGATTGAAGCCAGCATCCGCCAGACCCTGGAGACCCACCACGGGCCGCAGGAGGCGGAAATCATCTTTGGCAGCGCCTACTGGGCCAACAAGGTGCTGACCGGCGGGATGGAGGATATGGACCCCCCCAGCTCTGCCGCGCTCCTGAATTGGGCCGAGGCCTCGGTCAACGCCTCCCACGCCAAGGCAACACCGCAGAACATGGTGTGGGAACTCTCGGGCCTCCCGGCCTTGAACCGCGCCGTCAGCGAACGGATCGTCGCCGACCTTGGCACACCGCTGTTGCAGCGCATCGCGGCCACCGCCACCACCGCCGCCACCGGCCAGCAGGCCGCTAATGCAATCCTGGTGCAGGGCGAGGGCAGCACCGGCGGCGCCAATATGCACGATGTGCGCACCGCTTTCGAGAACATCTGCCAGACTCAAATGGCGGCGCTGGAAGCAGAGGCGGGCCAGGTGCTTGACAGCTTCCGCGAGCGCGCCGATCGGGCCCATGCCACGTTTACAGACCGCGCCACCCACGCGCTGATCGACCATCTCGAGAAATGGGGCGAGGACTGCCACTGGGAATACGACCCGGCCGGGCTGCGGATGCTCTTGCGCTCTGCCTACTCGGTGATGGCAAGCCGTCTGCAATCTGCCGCGCAGGCGCGGTACGAGGCTGCGGTGCAGGATGTGGCGGAGCTGCTGTATGACGGGTTCGGCCCGGCAGTGGAGGGCATCCAGCTGGCAGTGCCCGAGGTGCCGCAGCCTGCCTCCCCGGTGGCTCTGGCACAGTCCATCGCACTGGATTTCAACGACAGCTGGTGGGCCTCCTGGTGGCGCCGCACCCGCGGCTACAAGGCATTTGCCAAACAGTTCCGCAAGCTGATCGCAGGCGAGACCGAGGATTTCATGACCCAGCTCAAGACGGTGCAGACAGCGGACGCCCGCGCCGCCATCCTTGCCCGGCTGCAGGGTTTCTTCGACGACCAGCGTGACATCCTGCTGGAGATTTCCGCCTGCCGCCGCGGCGGTGGCGACATGCAGGCACTGTTCGCCGGCGACGCGGCCGGGCAGCGCCAGACACAAACAGATACTGCATTAGAAACACTCAGGAGTTTCACAGCATGA
- a CDS encoding zeta toxin family protein: MSLPQRDISPLAGQLEQTLSAGRLPSEVSGWGSQLLQRLRQPVQVAVAGSPGSGKSALIDMLLGRVVIGRNGGGLLVDICHGAQEMAEVETAAGEHLQIPGLLAQMELPQDARRVRQILPDPRLRWHSYRELPLAGPLAAQQEMLQQAAASADIILWCSQEFAAEEQALWAAVPDSTKDHSFLVLTMADRQVMRGTLPALIETLEPVAAEEFLGVYPVAAIQGLTARAAEAPQDGLWRSSGGKQLAEDVQRQVDLGRASDVDQAELLIRQFGGTLPAEAAAAAAAAPATAPATVPATVPVSAIASAPQAASLAAALDQLQSGAEAMLAEAEAAGGPQAAPVLAQCMEMIRNLSQSLDEMPASAAVEAAREAAQDGEEMLMLCQLEQDEDAAVDAVTLLIQLKKELMEEPPG, from the coding sequence GTGAGCCTTCCCCAGAGAGATATAAGCCCGCTGGCAGGCCAGCTGGAACAGACCCTCAGCGCCGGGCGCCTCCCGTCCGAGGTTTCAGGCTGGGGCAGCCAGCTGCTGCAGCGCCTGCGCCAACCGGTGCAGGTGGCGGTTGCCGGCAGCCCCGGCAGCGGCAAATCCGCCCTCATCGACATGCTGCTGGGCCGGGTTGTGATTGGCCGCAACGGCGGCGGCCTTCTGGTTGATATCTGCCATGGCGCCCAGGAGATGGCGGAGGTCGAGACCGCCGCGGGCGAGCACCTGCAAATCCCGGGCCTGCTGGCACAGATGGAGCTGCCGCAGGACGCCCGCCGGGTGCGCCAGATCCTGCCCGACCCGCGCCTGCGCTGGCACAGCTACCGCGAACTGCCGCTGGCAGGCCCGCTGGCAGCGCAGCAGGAGATGCTGCAGCAGGCCGCCGCCAGCGCCGACATCATTCTGTGGTGCAGCCAGGAGTTCGCCGCAGAGGAACAGGCGCTCTGGGCTGCGGTGCCGGACAGCACCAAGGATCACAGCTTCCTTGTTCTCACCATGGCCGACCGCCAGGTGATGCGCGGCACCCTGCCTGCGCTGATCGAAACCCTGGAACCGGTGGCGGCGGAGGAGTTTCTGGGCGTCTACCCGGTGGCGGCGATCCAGGGGCTGACCGCCCGCGCGGCAGAGGCGCCGCAAGACGGGCTGTGGCGCTCCAGCGGCGGCAAGCAGCTGGCCGAGGACGTGCAGCGCCAGGTCGATCTGGGCCGCGCCTCCGACGTTGATCAGGCTGAACTGCTGATCCGCCAGTTTGGCGGCACCCTGCCGGCTGAAGCCGCTGCCGCGGCTGCCGCAGCCCCTGCAACGGCCCCTGCAACGGTCCCCGCAACGGTCCCTGTTTCCGCGATTGCCTCTGCCCCGCAGGCTGCCAGCCTGGCGGCGGCGCTGGACCAGCTGCAATCCGGCGCCGAGGCCATGCTGGCGGAGGCTGAGGCGGCTGGCGGGCCACAGGCCGCCCCGGTGCTGGCGCAATGCATGGAGATGATCCGCAACCTGTCGCAATCGCTTGATGAAATGCCTGCCAGCGCCGCGGTGGAAGCTGCGCGCGAGGCCGCGCAGGACGGTGAGGAGATGCTGATGCTGTGCCAGCTGGAACAGGATGAGGACGCAGCCGTCGATGCGGTAACCCTGCTGATCCAGCTGAAAAAGGAACTGATGGAAGAGCCGCCCGGATAG
- a CDS encoding PP2C family serine/threonine-protein phosphatase encodes MLHSAELEYDAATAISQGRRERQEDAVAADFMAGAGAGFAVLADGMGGHAAGDVAARIVVTEVFAELKLRTGEPELLEPAIGAVLHNAADGANACLGEYASHQPQVQEQGMGATLLAPVLFRDRLYWISVGDSPLYLFRDGALIRLNADHSMAAELEKLVARGRMDPAEAAAHPDRHCVTSVLTGGGIPQIDCRSAPVRLQHGDIVLAASDGLLFLAEEEIAEVLAAECHSPSARIGAALMRRLEALDAPEQDNAAFCVIKPFDPQAPQPAAAETAAPPAPEQQPPDPAPAATRQRAGRRVVTFMAASSWRDAPEAGRSKTDASA; translated from the coding sequence ATGCTGCATTCCGCTGAACTTGAGTATGACGCCGCGACGGCCATCAGCCAGGGCCGCCGCGAGCGTCAGGAGGATGCCGTCGCCGCCGATTTCATGGCTGGCGCCGGTGCCGGTTTTGCGGTGCTGGCCGATGGCATGGGCGGCCACGCCGCTGGCGATGTCGCGGCCAGGATCGTGGTGACAGAGGTGTTTGCCGAGCTGAAGCTGCGCACCGGCGAGCCGGAACTGCTGGAACCTGCCATCGGCGCGGTGCTGCACAATGCGGCGGATGGCGCCAACGCCTGCCTTGGCGAATATGCCAGCCATCAGCCGCAGGTGCAGGAACAGGGCATGGGGGCCACCTTGCTGGCGCCAGTGCTGTTCCGTGACCGGCTTTACTGGATTTCGGTCGGCGACTCGCCGCTGTACCTGTTCCGCGACGGGGCGCTGATCCGTCTCAACGCCGATCATTCGATGGCGGCAGAGCTGGAGAAGCTGGTCGCCCGCGGCCGCATGGACCCGGCCGAGGCTGCCGCCCACCCCGACCGCCACTGCGTGACCTCGGTGCTGACCGGCGGCGGCATTCCGCAGATCGACTGCCGCAGCGCCCCGGTGCGCCTGCAGCATGGCGATATCGTGCTGGCCGCCAGCGACGGGCTCCTGTTCCTGGCCGAGGAGGAGATTGCCGAAGTGCTGGCTGCTGAATGCCACAGCCCCAGCGCCCGGATCGGCGCCGCACTGATGCGGCGGCTGGAGGCGCTGGACGCGCCGGAACAGGACAACGCCGCCTTTTGCGTGATCAAGCCGTTCGACCCGCAGGCGCCGCAGCCCGCCGCGGCAGAAACAGCGGCGCCGCCAGCGCCGGAGCAGCAGCCGCCAGACCCCGCCCCCGCCGCCACCCGCCAGCGCGCAGGCCGCCGGGTTGTCACCTTCATGGCCGCATCCTCCTGGCGCGACGCGCCGGAGGCGGGCCGCAGCAAGACGGATGCATCCGCGTGA
- a CDS encoding FHA domain-containing protein, protein MKFIKDIIGEKRERVRAEAAAAPAAEPVQPPARDPFDSLAAAPEAEAGTAGAPFSLERGFQLDPEPDAADDGCILPEDFLEEDEPEEDSAETCLDSLGSEAPEEDAIAAFFAREQTQEAVAKPQPSAAAPEYAEAEDPFTAEDAEPEAYATEDYAAEEDEDAREMLGQEPDFGRLQQPEAVAEQPESYRVFHRKPAAAPQMAPQADVQPDPQPDPKADLPAEPRPDAWPEPAPQMAAPAPQPQPEAPAAAPIDVPAPSMGRGASRAGRVKTRLLGFSPAQAPGSDPFSRGGETAAPGYTQFPVGWLAVVQGPGRGAAFTLFSGVTVIGRGEDQTVRLDFGDNSISRDNHAAIAYDPEQKAFYIGHGGKANLLRRNGRPVLSTEELASGDEIRIGETTLRFVPLCGASFGWDQPQQDDSAHAAFR, encoded by the coding sequence ATGAAGTTCATCAAGGATATCATCGGCGAAAAGCGGGAACGGGTGCGGGCAGAAGCTGCCGCCGCCCCCGCCGCCGAACCGGTGCAGCCGCCGGCACGGGACCCGTTTGACAGCCTCGCCGCCGCGCCCGAAGCAGAGGCCGGCACCGCCGGTGCGCCCTTCAGCCTGGAGCGCGGCTTCCAGCTCGATCCTGAACCGGACGCCGCTGACGACGGCTGTATTCTGCCGGAGGATTTCCTAGAGGAAGATGAGCCGGAAGAAGACAGCGCGGAAACCTGCCTCGACAGCCTCGGCAGCGAAGCGCCGGAAGAGGATGCCATCGCCGCCTTCTTTGCCCGCGAACAGACGCAGGAGGCCGTCGCGAAGCCGCAACCCTCAGCGGCAGCCCCGGAGTATGCAGAAGCCGAGGACCCATTTACGGCGGAGGACGCAGAGCCGGAGGCCTATGCCACTGAAGACTATGCAGCCGAAGAAGATGAGGATGCGCGGGAAATGCTGGGGCAAGAGCCAGATTTCGGTCGGTTGCAGCAGCCGGAGGCCGTGGCAGAACAGCCTGAAAGCTACCGGGTCTTCCACCGCAAGCCTGCGGCGGCACCGCAGATGGCGCCGCAAGCTGATGTGCAGCCTGACCCGCAGCCAGATCCCAAGGCGGATCTTCCTGCTGAACCGCGGCCTGATGCCTGGCCCGAACCCGCGCCGCAGATGGCCGCCCCGGCGCCCCAGCCGCAGCCGGAGGCGCCTGCCGCCGCTCCCATTGACGTGCCTGCACCCTCGATGGGCCGCGGCGCCAGCCGTGCCGGCCGCGTCAAGACCCGGCTGCTTGGCTTCAGCCCGGCACAGGCGCCCGGCAGCGATCCGTTTTCACGCGGCGGTGAAACCGCCGCGCCTGGCTACACCCAGTTCCCGGTCGGCTGGCTGGCGGTGGTGCAGGGCCCGGGCCGCGGTGCTGCCTTTACCCTGTTCAGCGGTGTGACGGTCATTGGCCGCGGCGAGGATCAGACCGTGCGGCTCGACTTTGGCGACAACAGCATCTCGCGCGACAACCACGCCGCCATCGCTTATGATCCGGAGCAAAAGGCGTTTTACATCGGCCACGGCGGCAAGGCGAACCTGTTGCGCCGCAACGGCCGGCCGGTGCTCAGCACTGAAGAGCTGGCGTCGGGCGACGAGATCCGCATCGGCGAAACCACCCTGCGGTTCGTGCCGCTCTGCGGTGCTTCTTTCGGCTGGGACCAGCCGCAGCAGGACGACAGCGCCCATGCTGCATTCCGCTGA
- a CDS encoding serine/threonine-protein kinase produces MPHDPTSADPAQTCELPCGFKLLQGQYQIERPLISGGFGITYLARDSLERRVVIKECFPAGICRRNGAEVEPAAQEHAKSCRNVLRAFLREAHLLARAEHPGIVGVHQVFKENQTAYIAMEFIDGLDLLTVREEQPERLTAPVLRQILTQALEALGCLHGLGILHRDISPDNLLLGQDGTLTLIDFGAAAGSTPKDDTALPMLLAVKDGYSAHELYKPDLPQRPACDIYALGATFYYLITGAPPPGSQQRLNAVMAGNPDPCPPLLGGPWAADPALLATVDQAMSVPPAERFQSARAWAEMLAEYETEEMGPTAAAAETALDPVDNGELDATIADLVASTNSSLTPGQPRIARAEAAPEPAPQEPRQMVNLFGEPVSDLEAWLAEEDSRNRRSRKAPAAGQPAVAAAGSSASAGKPTFAGRLRKIFGFQNGTPATVKN; encoded by the coding sequence GTGCCGCACGACCCGACTTCCGCCGATCCGGCACAAACCTGCGAACTGCCCTGCGGTTTCAAGCTGTTGCAGGGCCAGTACCAGATTGAGCGCCCGCTGATCAGCGGCGGTTTCGGCATCACCTATCTGGCCCGCGACAGCCTGGAACGGCGGGTGGTGATCAAGGAATGCTTTCCGGCGGGTATTTGCCGCCGCAACGGCGCCGAGGTGGAGCCGGCGGCGCAGGAACATGCCAAGTCCTGCCGCAACGTGCTGCGCGCCTTCCTGCGCGAGGCGCATCTGCTGGCCCGCGCCGAACACCCGGGCATCGTCGGCGTGCATCAGGTCTTCAAGGAAAACCAGACCGCTTATATCGCGATGGAGTTCATCGACGGGCTGGATCTGCTGACCGTGCGCGAGGAACAGCCCGAGCGGCTGACCGCACCAGTGCTGCGGCAGATCCTGACCCAGGCGCTGGAGGCGCTTGGCTGCCTGCACGGGCTGGGCATCCTGCACCGTGACATCTCTCCCGACAACCTGCTGCTGGGCCAGGACGGCACCCTGACCCTGATCGACTTCGGCGCGGCGGCCGGAAGCACGCCCAAGGACGACACGGCGCTGCCGATGCTGCTGGCGGTCAAGGACGGCTACTCGGCGCATGAGCTTTACAAGCCCGATCTGCCTCAGCGCCCGGCCTGCGACATCTACGCGCTTGGCGCCACCTTCTATTACCTGATCACCGGCGCACCGCCTCCGGGCAGCCAGCAGCGGCTGAACGCGGTGATGGCCGGCAACCCGGACCCCTGCCCGCCGCTGCTGGGCGGGCCCTGGGCGGCGGACCCTGCGCTTTTGGCCACTGTTGATCAGGCAATGTCGGTGCCGCCCGCCGAACGGTTTCAGTCAGCCCGCGCCTGGGCAGAGATGCTGGCAGAGTATGAGACCGAAGAGATGGGGCCTACCGCTGCTGCGGCAGAGACAGCACTGGACCCCGTTGATAACGGCGAGCTGGACGCAACCATCGCCGATCTGGTCGCTTCGACCAATTCCAGCCTGACCCCGGGCCAGCCGCGCATTGCCCGGGCGGAGGCTGCACCCGAACCGGCACCGCAGGAACCCCGCCAGATGGTCAACCTGTTCGGCGAGCCGGTCAGCGACTTGGAAGCCTGGCTGGCGGAAGAGGACTCCCGCAACCGGCGCAGCAGGAAAGCCCCGGCCGCCGGACAGCCCGCCGTGGCTGCGGCAGGCAGCAGCGCCAGTGCCGGCAAACCAACATTCGCAGGCCGCCTGCGCAAGATTTTCGGGTTCCAGAACGGCACCCCGGCAACCGTTAAGAACTGA
- a CDS encoding PLP-dependent aminotransferase family protein produces the protein MTIWYPDPETLTPPLHASLAQALARAISDGRLATGAQLPTHRRMAQELGLSVHTVSKAYDSLRRQRLIDGQVGRGSFVTGAEAGSSPPYRLQPETGSGYDLSISRPLFAPLHAERFQQALRQLPEGLDPACYLSTRPNAGHQPHREAGAAWLRACGLEVPAERILMTNGVSHGLSAALTALARPGDTVVAEKITHHLLIPACASLGLTLAGLETDGGGMLPDALDEYCRKHSPKLLFLLPSLANATASMMPEERRRALVEVARRHDLLIIENDALGPVAADRPVPVAALAPERTVYLTTFTKCTLPGLRAGYLAAPEHLLPALTTRIVVFSWMATPLMGELASRWVQDGTALELARWQRRALAERHAVAAEMLQGCGWQGHPAALHLWLPLQNGWTSEGFAAYARRLQVSVAPDTPFLAPRVPPQNAVRVSLGSVQDPARFRQALELLAGMLRQPPEGAASLAF, from the coding sequence ATGACAATCTGGTATCCCGATCCCGAAACCCTCACACCGCCGCTGCATGCCAGCCTGGCACAGGCCCTGGCCAGGGCGATCTCCGACGGCCGCCTGGCAACGGGCGCGCAGCTGCCGACCCACCGGCGGATGGCCCAGGAGCTGGGTCTCAGCGTGCATACGGTCAGCAAGGCCTATGACAGCCTCCGGCGGCAGCGCCTGATTGACGGCCAGGTCGGGCGCGGCAGTTTCGTGACCGGGGCTGAAGCAGGCAGCAGCCCGCCCTACCGGCTGCAGCCGGAGACCGGCAGCGGCTATGATCTGTCGATCTCCAGGCCGCTGTTCGCACCGCTGCACGCTGAGCGGTTCCAGCAGGCGCTGCGGCAGCTGCCGGAGGGGCTGGATCCCGCCTGCTACCTCTCGACCCGGCCCAATGCGGGCCATCAGCCGCACCGCGAGGCGGGCGCCGCATGGCTCAGGGCCTGCGGGCTGGAAGTGCCGGCGGAACGCATCCTGATGACCAACGGCGTCAGCCACGGGCTGTCGGCGGCACTGACCGCGCTGGCCCGCCCCGGAGACACGGTAGTGGCGGAGAAGATCACCCATCACCTGCTGATCCCCGCCTGTGCCAGCCTGGGCCTGACGCTGGCCGGGCTGGAAACGGACGGCGGCGGCATGCTGCCGGATGCGCTGGACGAATACTGCCGCAAGCACAGCCCCAAGCTGCTGTTTTTGCTGCCCTCTCTGGCCAATGCCACCGCCAGCATGATGCCGGAAGAGCGGCGCCGGGCGCTGGTGGAGGTGGCCCGCCGCCATGACCTTCTGATCATCGAAAACGACGCCTTGGGGCCGGTGGCCGCAGACCGCCCGGTCCCGGTGGCCGCGCTGGCGCCGGAACGCACGGTCTATCTCACCACTTTCACCAAATGCACCCTGCCGGGGCTGCGGGCGGGGTATCTGGCAGCGCCGGAGCATCTGCTGCCCGCGCTCACCACACGGATCGTGGTGTTCAGCTGGATGGCGACACCGCTGATGGGGGAGCTGGCCAGCCGCTGGGTGCAGGACGGCACCGCGCTGGAACTCGCCCGCTGGCAGCGCCGCGCCCTGGCGGAACGCCATGCCGTCGCTGCAGAGATGCTGCAGGGCTGCGGATGGCAGGGCCACCCGGCAGCGCTGCACCTGTGGCTGCCGCTGCAGAACGGCTGGACCAGCGAGGGCTTTGCGGCCTATGCGCGGCGGCTGCAGGTCTCGGTGGCGCCGGACACCCCGTTCCTAGCGCCGCGGGTGCCGCCGCAGAACGCGGTGCGGGTCTCGCTGGGCAGCGTGCAGGATCCGGCCCGCTTCCGGCAGGCGCTGGAACTGCTGGCCGGAATGCTGCGCCAGCCGCCGGAAGGGGCCGCTTCACTGGCCTTCTGA